The genomic region CCAGGTCTCGGCCTTGCCGAGGTTCTTGGCCTGCTCGGCGAGCTTGCTGAGCGCGGTGTTCAGCGACTGCAGCGTGCTGAGCACGGTCTGCTCGGCCTTGACCTTGGTCTGCAGGCTCCGCTGCGTGTTCGCCTCGAGCTGCATGAGCTGGTCGACGAGGCTGGCGCCGTCGAAGCCGCTGAGACCGCTGATCTGGGCGGTGGCCACGGTTCCTCCTGGTCAGTTCGGCACGAGCGTGCCGGTGGAGCGGGGGCCGCCGCCGATGAGCGACGACGGCCGGGAAGCGGAACGGGCCGGGAGGGGCGTGCTGCCCCTGCCCGGCCCGTTCACAGGATCAGCGCAGGAGCTGGAGAACGCCCTGCGGGACCTGGTTGGCCTGCGCGAGCATGGCGGTGCCAGCCTGCGACAGGATCTGGCTCCGGGTCAGGTTCATCATCTCGGAGGCCATGTCGGTGTCGCGGATCCGGCTCTCGGAGGCCGAGAGGTTCTCGATCGCGACGTTCACCGAGTTGATGGTGTGCTCGAACCGGTTCTGGATCGCACCCAGCTCGGCGCGCTGCGTCGAGATGGTGGTGATCGCGGTCTGGACGGTGTTGCTGTCCGTGATCACGGCGGCCGAGACGTCGATCGCGGCGAGGGCGGTCGCCGAGATGTCGATCGTGTCGGTGCTCTCGAAGCCAGTCTGGAAGGTGCGCTCACCGCCGCCGAACAGCGTGTTGCCGTTGAACTTGGTGTTCGTCTCGATCCGCTCGATCTCGGTGTGCAGCTGGCCGAACTCGGCCGACAGCGCCGCCTGCGACTCGGTGCTCTGGGTGCCGTTGTTGTACTGCACGGCGAGATCGTTCATGCGCTGCAGCATGGAGTGGACCTCGGTCAGGGCGCCTTCAGCGGTCTGGGCGACCGAGATGCCGTCCTGGGCGTTGCGGACGGCGACCTTGAGGCCACCGACCTGCGAGCGCAGGCCCTCGGAGATCGCCAGGCCGGCGGCGTCGTCGGCGGCCCGGTTGATCCGGAAGCCCGAGGAGAGCTTCTCCAGCGACTTCGACTGCGCGCTCTGGGTGCTCGACAGGTTGCGGTAGGAGTTGAGCGCGTCGATGTTCTGGTTGATGCGGAGACTCATGATGGTTCCTTCCTTGGGGGGAGTCCGTGCTGCTGGGGCCCATCCGTGGGCCCCGTCGGACTGTGAATCGGCACCCGGAGGTGCTGGT from Nocardioides pantholopis harbors:
- a CDS encoding flagellin N-terminal helical domain-containing protein encodes the protein MSLRINQNIDALNSYRNLSSTQSAQSKSLEKLSSGFRINRAADDAAGLAISEGLRSQVGGLKVAVRNAQDGISVAQTAEGALTEVHSMLQRMNDLAVQYNNGTQSTESQAALSAEFGQLHTEIERIETNTKFNGNTLFGGGERTFQTGFESTDTIDISATALAAIDVSAAVITDSNTVQTAITTISTQRAELGAIQNRFEHTINSVNVAIENLSASESRIRDTDMASEMMNLTRSQILSQAGTAMLAQANQVPQGVLQLLR